The genomic region CGACTTCCCCGACACGGTCGATCCGGAAACCGCGATGCGCCTGCCGCGCGACCGCGTGCTGATCATCGCCACCGGCGGGCAGGGCGAGGCGCGCGCCGCGCTTTCCCGCATCGCGGAAGGGTCGCATCCGATCTCGCTCGACGCGGGCGACACGGTGGTCTTCTCGTCGAAGCAGATCCCCGGCAACGAGGTGGCGATCGGCCGCATCCAGAACATCCTCGCCGGGCGCGGGGTGGAGATGGTGACGGAGAAGCAGGCCCATGTCCACGTCTCCGGCCATCCCGGTCGCCCCGAGCTGGCGGCGATGTACGGCTGGCTCCGGCCGGACCTGTTGATGCCGGTGCATGGCGAGATGCGGCATCTGATGGAGCAGGCGCGTTTCGGGCTGTCGCAGGGCGTTCCGCGCGCACTGGTGCAGACCGACGGTGATATCGTGCGGCTGGCGCCGGGCGAGCCGGAAAAGATCGGCCACGCGCCGGTCGGGCGGCTGGTGCTGGATGGCGACGTGATCCTGCCGGCCGACGGCGCGACGATCAACGAGCGGCGCAAGCTGGGGATCAACGGCCAGATGTCGGTCGCGGTCGCGGTCACGGCGGAGGGCCGGCTCGCGGGCGCGCCGCGCGTTCGCGCGCAGGGTGTGCCGGTGGAGGACGAACGCGAGCCGTTCATCGCCGCGGCTGAGGAAGCCGCGGCGGAAGCGGTGCGTGACGCCACCGGCAATCGCGAGCGGCTGCGCGAGGACGTGCGGCTGGCGGTGCGCCGCGTCGCGACGCGCTGGACCGGCAAGAAGCCGATCGTCGATGTGCTGATCGTGGAGGTATAGGGCGATGCGCTGGACGTCGATGCTGGCGATCTACGTGCTTTTCTGGGCCTTCTCGGTCTTCCTTGTGCTGCCCTTCGGCGTCCGCACCGCCGACGAGGCGGGAGCGGAGCGGATTCCCGGTCAGGCCGAAAGCGCCCCGCATGACTTCCGCGTCGGGCGCACCGCGCTGCGCGTGACGATCGTCGCGACGATCCTGTTCCTGCTGTTCCTCGCCAATTACGAATATGGCTGGATCACCACCGACATGATCGACTTCCTCGACGTAGCTAACGGCCTGTAATCAGGTCACCGCAGCCGTTCGATCGCCTGCGCCAGCGCGACGTAGAGCTTGCCCATATCCGACGAAAGCAGGGTCACGCCGAGCGGCGATCCGTCGCGCTGCGTCAGGATCGTGCGTAGCATCCCCTCGAAATCGTGGATGTAGCGGTTGACCTGATCGCGGAAGGCGAGATCGTCGTCGTACAGCCGCGCGATATCGCGCTGCTCGGTCGTGTCCAGCAGCCGCACCGCGCGCCGCGTGAACACGCCGCGATCGCCCTTCAGATACGCCGCCCAGGCGCTGTCGGCGATATCCGGCGCGAAGGTGCGGGTGATGTCGATCGAGGCGGAGTTCAGCGCCTCTATCAGCAGCGAAGCGCGCTTGGCGAAGCTCTCGCGTTCATGCTCTTCGCGCTCGGTGCGCGCCAGCTCGATCTTGGTTTCGACCAGCGCGGCCTGTTCGTCGATCTTGCGGATATGCTGGTCCAGCTCGGCGGCGGCGCGCGAGGTGGCGGCGATGGCATTTTCGGCGACGCTGGAAAGCTCGGCGATCGTGCGATCGAAGCCTTGGTCGACCGCCTGCCGCAGCGCGACGACGCCCGATTTCTCCAGCGCCTCGGCGGCTTCCGGGATGACCCGCGCCAGCGTGTCGCGCGCATGTTCGGCGGCCTGCGTCGCGGTGTCGCGCACGCGCAGCAACGCCTCCAGCAGGCGCGGCGCGGCTTCTTCAGCGAGCCGGTTGGCGCGCTCGGTCGCCTCGTCGACCATCTGCCCGATCGCATCCGCCTTCGCCCGCCCGCTGGTGAGCGATTCGAGCAGGGTGCCGGTGAGCGTGTCGACGTTCCTGCGCTGTTCGGCGATCACCTGCGCGATCGCCTCGATCGCGTCGTGCGTGCTCTCCGCCGCCGTGACGAGCGCAAGCATTTCCGGCTTGGTCGCGACGACCACCGCCTTGGAGGCGGCGAAGCGGTTGTCGAGCCGCTCGACCGCCGCCGGCATCGTCTCGTCCATCTCGCGCGCGGCGGAATCGAGCGCGGCGAGCAGAGATTCGGTAGTGGAGATCGCGCGCGATGCCATCTCGTCGCCAGCACGTAACGCCTCGGTCATCGCATGGGCCGATCCGTCGAGCGCGCTGATCGCGGTTGCGAGCTGGCTGGTCCGCTCGACGCCCTGCTCGTGCAGCATCGCAAGCTTGTGTTCCGTCCCCGCGATGCTCTGGTCCAGCGTGGCGAGCAACGTATCGCTGACGCCGCGCTGCGCGTCGAGCCGCGCGCCGAGGCGGTCGATCACCACCTCGATCAGGCCGATCCGCTCGGCTAGCGATTCGGCGCTCTCCTTCGCGGCGGTGTCGAGCGCGGCCTGATTGGCGCCGACCATCGCCAGCATCGCCTCGCCCTGCGCGGAGATGCTCTTGCGCGATTCGTCGATCGCGCCGGCGGTGCGATCGAGCATCGCATCGACCGCCGCCGACATTTCCGCCGTCACCGCCTCCAGCCGCGTGCCGGCATTCTCGCTGGTCGCCTCCATCCGCGCGATATGCGCGGCGAGCTTCTGCGCCGCGCCGCCCGCAACCGTCTCCGCCTCGCGCCCGCGATCGACCAGCGCGCCGACCTGCACGTCGAGCGCGGCGGCATGCTCGCTCGCGGCGAGGCCGGCGCGGTCCATGTCGATGACGAGGCTGGCGATCTCCTCCTGCGCGCGCGGCAGGCCGGCGATCAGCACGTTGAGATTGTCCTGCGCGGCCTGCGCCGTATCGGCCAGCGCGCGGGCGTGGCTGTTTGCCCGCGCCACCTCGTCGGAAAGGCCGCTGCCGATCGCGGCGAGCCGCGCGGTGGCGGTGTCCCCTAATGCCGAGAGTGCCTGCGCCTGCTCGTTGAGCTGCACGCGATTGGCCTCGATCGCCGCGCTGAGCGTGGCGACGGTGCGTTCTAGCGACGCCGCCTCGGCGCGCATCGCCCGCGCCGTCGCGCCGAAGCGGCGCGCCTCGGCCGCGCTGGAGCGCAGCGAGATCAGCCACAACACCCCCGCGAGCAGCGGCACGACGAGCAGCG from Sphingomonas sp. CL5.1 harbors:
- a CDS encoding ribonuclease J, with product MTPGNELLFCALGGSGEIGMNVNLYGTQGKWLMVDMGVTFADHSYPGIDLVLPDLSFIEERREQLVGIVLTHGHEDHIGALPYLAQDLGVPLYATPFTAGLIHGKLEEERIAESVDLRGIRPRDGFSAGPFDIRFVPLAHSIPEANALEITTPYGRVFHTGDWKLDAKPVIGSPASEEELRAIGDAGIDVLVCDSTNVFNADPSGSESSVRRGLAEAVAKARGRVLVTTFASNASRLATLGEVAKETGRKLCVAGRSLDRIIRVARSCGYLRDFPDTVDPETAMRLPRDRVLIIATGGQGEARAALSRIAEGSHPISLDAGDTVVFSSKQIPGNEVAIGRIQNILAGRGVEMVTEKQAHVHVSGHPGRPELAAMYGWLRPDLLMPVHGEMRHLMEQARFGLSQGVPRALVQTDGDIVRLAPGEPEKIGHAPVGRLVLDGDVILPADGATINERRKLGINGQMSVAVAVTAEGRLAGAPRVRAQGVPVEDEREPFIAAAEEAAAEAVRDATGNRERLREDVRLAVRRVATRWTGKKPIVDVLIVEV
- a CDS encoding DUF1467 family protein, whose amino-acid sequence is MRWTSMLAIYVLFWAFSVFLVLPFGVRTADEAGAERIPGQAESAPHDFRVGRTALRVTIVATILFLLFLANYEYGWITTDMIDFLDVANGL